In one window of Schistosoma mansoni, WGS project CABG00000000 data, supercontig 0037, strain Puerto Rico, whole genome shotgun sequence DNA:
- a CDS encoding retinoblastoma-binding protein-related has product MKYSWKEQSKYVAEYHTDTVEFCSDGSMALCGSYELNSDTQERLGGLLLFSRVSTDYQYVLSSNISCSGVLDISWLNGNVAIGALANGSTKLWNCTDDSPSIIELMDFPVSDHILLSVDTCSDRFVFSDSGGNISVWKIDASSCSSPQSINKWPGHEFEAWCACLNKWNSEIVFTGSDDSKCCVWDLRKECKKPLNIIRHSVGVCSIQNYPDVDYSISTGSYDDTLYLWDLRMIHSNKFTDTTTTPLQKCQFDGGVWRHKWGPQNYVIVSAIHDGFAVAHLPLRSPFNHKAEDKEDSVYKFRLTNEQLAYGIDWSFNHKINQLKSDFMKSTVVSCSFYDNTIEFGELIVKL; this is encoded by the exons ATGAAGTACAGTTGGAAAGAACAAAGTAAATATGTTGCTGAATACCACACTGATACAGTTGAGTTTTGCTCAGATGGATCAATGGCTCTGTGTGGCAGTTATGAACTAAACAGT GATACTCAAGAGCGTCTCGGTGGCTTACTCTTATTCAGTCGAGTTTCAACTGATTATCAGTATGTTTTATCGAGCAATATATCGTGTTCTGGCGTATTAGATATAAGTTGGCTAAATGGTAATGTCGCAATCGGTGCATTGGCAAATGGTTCAACAAAACTATGGAACTGTACTGATGATAGTCCCTCTATAATTGAATTAATGGATTTTCCAGTATCTGACCATATTCTACTATCTGTCGACACGTGTTCTGATAG ATTTGTTTTCAGTGATTCAGGTGGGAATATTAGTGTGTGGAAGATCGACGCATCATCCTGTTCAAGTCCTCAATCAATTAATAAGTGGCCTGGGCACGAATTTGAAGCTTGGTGTGCATGCTTAAATAAGTGGAACAGTGAAATAGTCTTCACAGGTAGTGATGATTCAAAATGTTGTGTTTGGGATCTACGTAAAGAATGTAAAAAGCCGTTGAATATCATCAG ACATAGTGTGGGTGTTTGCAGCATTCAAAATTATCCTGACGTAGATTATTCTATTTCTACCGGAAG TTATGATGATACTTTGTATTTATGGGATTTACGTATGATTCATTCTAACAAATTCACCGATACTACCACTACTCCTTTACAGAAATGTCAGTTCGATGGTGGAGTTTGGCGTCATAAATGGGGTCCACAAAATTATGTTATAGTCAGTGCAATACATGATGGTTTTGCTGTTGCACACTTACCATTACGTTCACCGTTTAATCACAAAGCAGAAGATAAAGAGGATTCTGTATATAAATTTCGTTTGACTAATGAACAATTAGCCTATGGTATTGACTGGTCATTCAATCATAAAATTAATCAGTTGAAAAGTGATTTTATGAAATCGActgtagtttcttgttcattttatGACAATACTATAGAATTCGGTGAACTTATTGTTAAGTTATAA